Proteins encoded by one window of Castor canadensis chromosome 2, mCasCan1.hap1v2, whole genome shotgun sequence:
- the Pla2g4d gene encoding cytosolic phospholipase A2 delta isoform X2 translates to MESLSPEVPPGHPYQGQASSCWRLTVTVLEARRLRRADLLSETDPYVILQLPSAPGKKFKTKTIANSSHPVWNETFSFLIQSQVKNVLELSIYDEDLITKDGICFKVFYDVSEVLPGKVLRKTFSLDPQGQEELDVEFLMEKTLDPPENLITNNVLVVRELSHLDVCLDRAETTVEAAGQDKLELELVLKGSYEDTQTSALGTASSTTFSFHYLAAQDSELSVCLRSSRGNACNSDTVGGHLTVPLRSLAMGKEVTMDFPATNAPELRLQLKVDSCPQELTMHLGFDLCAEEQAFLSKRKQVVAKALKQALQLDRDLQEDEVPVIGIMAEGGGARAMTSLYGHLLALKKLGLLDCVTYLGGISGSTWTMAHLYWDPEWSQKDLKGPISHAREHLARSQLKAFSPECLASYHQELKLRAEQGYPTTIVDLWALVLESKLHGQVTDHKLSEQRAALERGQNPLPLYLSLNVKENNMDTLDFKEWVEFSPYEIGFLKYGAFIPSEFFGSEFFMGRLMRRIPESQICFLEGIWSNIFSLNLLDIWYDLTCSGEDWKQHLKDKVGNTGSYSWMEASWLQPGTTLAQAFRGFLTGRPLHQRTTNFLHGLQLHQDYCGQKDFSTWADCQVDSTPSQLTPRDSQLCLVDAGYFINNSCPSMLRRGRQLDLILSFNYSLSSPFEALQQTELYCRARGLPFPRVEISPEDQCQPRECYLFSDPACPDAPVLLHFPLVNDSFKSFSAPGVRRSPTELQAGQVDLSRATSPYTLFNMTYKEEDFDRLLQLSHYNVQNSQATILQALRTVLKRRVPAASTAEPSGVQM, encoded by the exons GGGCAGGCCTCTTCCTGCTGGCGGCTCACTGTGACGGTTCTGGAGGCACGGAGGCTGCGCAGGGCTGACCTGT TGAGTGAGACAGACCCGTATGTGATCCTGCAGCTGCCATCCGCTCCTGGAAAGAAGTTCAAAACCAAAACGATTGCCAACTCCAGTCATCCTGTGTGGAACGAgaccttcagtttcctcatccagaGTCAAGTCAAG AATGTTCTGGAGCTGAGCATCTATGACGAAGACTTAATCACAAAGGATGGCATCTGTTTCAAGGTTTTCTATGATGTCTCAGAGGTCCTCCCTGGCAAAGTGCTCCGGAAAACCTTCTCCCTGGATCCCCAG GGACAGGAAGAGCTAGACGTGGAGTTCCTGATGGAGAAAAC GTTGGACCCTCCAGAAAATCTCATCACCAACAATGTCCTTGTG GTCCGAGAGCTGTCACACCTAGATGTCTGTCTGGACAGAGCAGAAACCACAGTTGAGGCAGCAG GTCAGGAcaagctggagctggagctggtgCTGAAAGGGTCCTATGAGGACACACAAACATCTGCCCTGGGCACAGCCTCTTCCACTACCTTCAGCTTCCACTACCTGGCAGCCCAAGACTCAGAGCTGAGTGTGTGCCTGAGG AGCTCCAGAGGCAATGCCTGTAACTCAGACACTGTAGGTGGGCACCTCACTGTGCCTCTGAGGTCCTTGGCCATGGGGAAAGAGGTGACTATGGATTTTCCTGCTACAAAT GCCCCGGAACTAAGGTTGCAGCTCAAGGTAGACAGCTG TCCTCAGGAGCTGACCATGCACCTGGGCTTTGACCTGTGTGCAGAGGAACAGGCCTTCCTGAGCAAGAGGAAGCAGGTGGTGGCCAAGGCCCTGAAGCAGGCCCTGCAGCTGGACAGAGACCTGCAGGAGGATGAG GTCCCTGTTATAGGCATCATGGCCGAAGGAGGAGGTGCCCGGGCCATGACCTCGCTCTATGGACACCTATTAGCCCTGAAGAAGCTGGGCCTCCTGGACTGTGTGACATACCTTGGTGGCATCTCGGGCTCTACGTG GACAATGGCCCACCTGTACTGGGACCCAGAGTGGTCACAGAAGGACCTCAAGGGACCCATCAGCCATGCCCGGGAACACTTGGCCAGGAGCCAGCTGAAGGCCTTCTCCCCAGAGTGCCTGGCGAGCTACCACCAGGAGCTGAAGCTTCGGGCAGAGCAGGGGTACCCCACGACCATCGTGGACCTGTGGGCCCTGGTGCTGGAGTCCAAGCTTCACGGCCAG GTGACAGATCACAAGCTGTCAGAACAGAGAGCTGCACTGGAGCGGGGTCAGAATCCTCTGCCCCTCTACTTGAGCCTCAATGtcaaagaaaacaatatggacACCCTCGACTTCAAGG AATGGGTAGAGTTCTCCCCGTATGAGATCGGGTTTCTGAAGTACGGGGCCTTCATTCCCTCCGAATTCTTTGGCTCTGAGTTCTTCATGGGGCGACTGATGAGGAGGATCCCTGAATCTCAGATCTGCTTCCTGGAAG GGATCTGGAGCAACATTTTCTCCTTGAACTTGCTGGACATCTGGTATGACCTCACCTGCTCTGGAGAGGACTGGAAGCAGCACCTCAAGGACAAGGTGGGGAACACAG GGTCATACTCATGGATGGAGGCCTCGTGGCTTCAGCCTGGAACGACATTGGCTCAAGCTTTTAGGGGCTTCCTGACTGGCAGGCCCCTGCACCAGCGCACCACCAACTTCCTCCACGGCCTCCAGCTGCACCAGGACTACTGTGGCCAGAAAGATTTTTCCACCTGGGCAG ACTGCCAGGTGGACTCCACCCCCAGCCAGCTGACCCCCCGGGATTCCCAGCTCTGCCTCGTGGATGCCGGCTACTTCATCAATAACAGTTGTCCCTCCATGCTCCGGCGGGGTCGCCAGCTGGATCTCATTCTCTCCTTCAACTACTCCCTATCCTCTCCCTTTGAG GCGCTGCAGCAGACGGAGCTGTACTGTAGGGCCCGGGGACTGCCCTTCCCCCGGGTGGAGATCAGCCCTGAGGACCAATGCCAGCCCAGGGAGTGCTACCTCTTCTCGGACCCTGCCTGCCCTGACGCCCCTGTCCTGCTGCACTTCCCACTGGTCAACGATTCCTTCAAGAGCTTCTCAGCCCCTG GTGTCCGGCGCAGCCCCACCGAGCTCCAGGCCGGCCAAGTGGATCTCAGCAGGGCCACCTCCCCCTACACCCTGTTCAACATGACCTACAAGGAGGAAGACTTTGACCGTCTGCTGCAGCTCAGCCACTACAATGTGCAGAACAGCCAGGCCACCATCCTTCAGGCCCTGAGGACCGTTCTTAAGCGCAGGGTGCCAGCGGCCTCCACAGCTGAGCCATCAGGGGTGCAGATGTGA
- the Pla2g4d gene encoding cytosolic phospholipase A2 delta isoform X1 → MESLSPEVPPGHPYQGQASSCWRLTVTVLEARRLRRADLLSETDPYVILQLPSAPGKKFKTKTIANSSHPVWNETFSFLIQSQVKNVLELSIYDEDLITKDGICFKVFYDVSEVLPGKVLRKTFSLDPQGQEELDVEFLMEKTLDPPENLITNNVLVVRELSHLDVCLDRAETTVEAAGQDKLELELVLKGSYEDTQTSALGTASSTTFSFHYLAAQDSELSVCLRSSRGNACNSDTVGGHLTVPLRSLAMGKEVTMDFPATNAPELRLQLKVDSCPQELTMHLGFDLCAEEQAFLSKRKQVVAKALKQALQLDRDLQEDEVPVIGIMAEGGGARAMTSLYGHLLALKKLGLLDCVTYLGGISGSTWTMAHLYWDPEWSQKDLKGPISHAREHLARSQLKAFSPECLASYHQELKLRAEQGYPTTIVDLWALVLESKLHGQVTDHKLSEQRAALERGQNPLPLYLSLNVKENNMDTLDFKEWVEFSPYEIGFLKYGAFIPSEFFGSEFFMGRLMRRIPESQICFLEGIWSNIFSLNLLDIWYDLTCSGEDWKQHLKDKVGNTEKESPTSSGSYSWMEASWLQPGTTLAQAFRGFLTGRPLHQRTTNFLHGLQLHQDYCGQKDFSTWADCQVDSTPSQLTPRDSQLCLVDAGYFINNSCPSMLRRGRQLDLILSFNYSLSSPFEALQQTELYCRARGLPFPRVEISPEDQCQPRECYLFSDPACPDAPVLLHFPLVNDSFKSFSAPGVRRSPTELQAGQVDLSRATSPYTLFNMTYKEEDFDRLLQLSHYNVQNSQATILQALRTVLKRRVPAASTAEPSGVQM, encoded by the exons GGGCAGGCCTCTTCCTGCTGGCGGCTCACTGTGACGGTTCTGGAGGCACGGAGGCTGCGCAGGGCTGACCTGT TGAGTGAGACAGACCCGTATGTGATCCTGCAGCTGCCATCCGCTCCTGGAAAGAAGTTCAAAACCAAAACGATTGCCAACTCCAGTCATCCTGTGTGGAACGAgaccttcagtttcctcatccagaGTCAAGTCAAG AATGTTCTGGAGCTGAGCATCTATGACGAAGACTTAATCACAAAGGATGGCATCTGTTTCAAGGTTTTCTATGATGTCTCAGAGGTCCTCCCTGGCAAAGTGCTCCGGAAAACCTTCTCCCTGGATCCCCAG GGACAGGAAGAGCTAGACGTGGAGTTCCTGATGGAGAAAAC GTTGGACCCTCCAGAAAATCTCATCACCAACAATGTCCTTGTG GTCCGAGAGCTGTCACACCTAGATGTCTGTCTGGACAGAGCAGAAACCACAGTTGAGGCAGCAG GTCAGGAcaagctggagctggagctggtgCTGAAAGGGTCCTATGAGGACACACAAACATCTGCCCTGGGCACAGCCTCTTCCACTACCTTCAGCTTCCACTACCTGGCAGCCCAAGACTCAGAGCTGAGTGTGTGCCTGAGG AGCTCCAGAGGCAATGCCTGTAACTCAGACACTGTAGGTGGGCACCTCACTGTGCCTCTGAGGTCCTTGGCCATGGGGAAAGAGGTGACTATGGATTTTCCTGCTACAAAT GCCCCGGAACTAAGGTTGCAGCTCAAGGTAGACAGCTG TCCTCAGGAGCTGACCATGCACCTGGGCTTTGACCTGTGTGCAGAGGAACAGGCCTTCCTGAGCAAGAGGAAGCAGGTGGTGGCCAAGGCCCTGAAGCAGGCCCTGCAGCTGGACAGAGACCTGCAGGAGGATGAG GTCCCTGTTATAGGCATCATGGCCGAAGGAGGAGGTGCCCGGGCCATGACCTCGCTCTATGGACACCTATTAGCCCTGAAGAAGCTGGGCCTCCTGGACTGTGTGACATACCTTGGTGGCATCTCGGGCTCTACGTG GACAATGGCCCACCTGTACTGGGACCCAGAGTGGTCACAGAAGGACCTCAAGGGACCCATCAGCCATGCCCGGGAACACTTGGCCAGGAGCCAGCTGAAGGCCTTCTCCCCAGAGTGCCTGGCGAGCTACCACCAGGAGCTGAAGCTTCGGGCAGAGCAGGGGTACCCCACGACCATCGTGGACCTGTGGGCCCTGGTGCTGGAGTCCAAGCTTCACGGCCAG GTGACAGATCACAAGCTGTCAGAACAGAGAGCTGCACTGGAGCGGGGTCAGAATCCTCTGCCCCTCTACTTGAGCCTCAATGtcaaagaaaacaatatggacACCCTCGACTTCAAGG AATGGGTAGAGTTCTCCCCGTATGAGATCGGGTTTCTGAAGTACGGGGCCTTCATTCCCTCCGAATTCTTTGGCTCTGAGTTCTTCATGGGGCGACTGATGAGGAGGATCCCTGAATCTCAGATCTGCTTCCTGGAAG GGATCTGGAGCAACATTTTCTCCTTGAACTTGCTGGACATCTGGTATGACCTCACCTGCTCTGGAGAGGACTGGAAGCAGCACCTCAAGGACAAGGTGGGGAACACAG AGAAGGAGTCCCCCACCTCCTCAGGGTCATACTCATGGATGGAGGCCTCGTGGCTTCAGCCTGGAACGACATTGGCTCAAGCTTTTAGGGGCTTCCTGACTGGCAGGCCCCTGCACCAGCGCACCACCAACTTCCTCCACGGCCTCCAGCTGCACCAGGACTACTGTGGCCAGAAAGATTTTTCCACCTGGGCAG ACTGCCAGGTGGACTCCACCCCCAGCCAGCTGACCCCCCGGGATTCCCAGCTCTGCCTCGTGGATGCCGGCTACTTCATCAATAACAGTTGTCCCTCCATGCTCCGGCGGGGTCGCCAGCTGGATCTCATTCTCTCCTTCAACTACTCCCTATCCTCTCCCTTTGAG GCGCTGCAGCAGACGGAGCTGTACTGTAGGGCCCGGGGACTGCCCTTCCCCCGGGTGGAGATCAGCCCTGAGGACCAATGCCAGCCCAGGGAGTGCTACCTCTTCTCGGACCCTGCCTGCCCTGACGCCCCTGTCCTGCTGCACTTCCCACTGGTCAACGATTCCTTCAAGAGCTTCTCAGCCCCTG GTGTCCGGCGCAGCCCCACCGAGCTCCAGGCCGGCCAAGTGGATCTCAGCAGGGCCACCTCCCCCTACACCCTGTTCAACATGACCTACAAGGAGGAAGACTTTGACCGTCTGCTGCAGCTCAGCCACTACAATGTGCAGAACAGCCAGGCCACCATCCTTCAGGCCCTGAGGACCGTTCTTAAGCGCAGGGTGCCAGCGGCCTCCACAGCTGAGCCATCAGGGGTGCAGATGTGA